The genome window GCCATCGGCCACGACATCCGCGAACTCTGCGGCATCCGTCTCTGCGCCATCGGGCCGCAAACCCGCAAGGAACTGCAGAAGTTTGGCCTGAAGACCGACTTCGTGCCGGAAGAATACCGCGCCGAGGCCATCATCGAAGGGTTGAAAAACCTCGACGACTGGCAGGGCCGCAAGGTGTTGCTGCCCCGGGCCGACATCGCCCGCAAGATCCTTCCTGAAGCCCTGGCCTCCTTCGGCGCCCAGGTCGACGATGTGGTCGCTTACCGCACCGTCCGCGGCGGCGGCGACGCCGTCCTGCTCCGTCAGATGCTGCAAGACAAGCTGATCCACGCCGTCACCTTCACCAGTTCCTCCACCGCCCGTAACTTCGTCGACATGCTCGGCGTGGAAGATGTGGCTGAACGCAATGCCCTGCTCGAAGGCGTGACTATGGCTTCCATCGGTCCCATCACCTCCGACACGATGCGCGAACTGGGCTTGAATGTGGACGTGGAAGCCACCGAATACACCATCCCTGGTTTGACAAAGGCGTTGCTGTCCTACTGGGGCATCAACGAGTAATCGCTACGAGTAAACCTTTGCTGAGCCAAGTCCACAGGGCCTTATTCTAGAAACATAGGGGAAGCGTTTTCGCCGGCAAGTCTAGCAAAAGTAATGCCATGATGTCGTATGGACGCGCAGCGATGACGAAGCAACGGGAAAAACGCTTCCTGCAATTGGCGATTTTTGCCCATATTGTCCAATAAATTTATTTAGTTTTTCATTTGATTGAAAAACGGGAGAGGAAGGAACACCATGATCGGAGTAAGTAAACTGCTCTGCGGCGTAGAAAACTTTGGCGACAGCCTTCGTTATGCCCATGGCTCCAAAGGGCAACGCGATGGCGCCGTAGCCGGTTACGGCCCGGTGGTGGCCTGGAACGTGTCCCGGACCTGCAACCTTCACTGCATCCACTGCTATTCCGACTCGGATGAGATTGAATATCCCGGCGAGCTGACCACGAAAGAAGCCCTCAAGTTCATCGATGACCTGGCTGATTTCAATGTGCCCGTCCTGCTGCTCTCCGGTGGCGAGCCGCTCATGCGCCCTGACATCTTCGACCTGGTCGCCCATGCCACCAAGCGCAACATCCGCGTCACCTTTTCCACCAACGGCACCCTGATCACACCTGACGTGGCCAAGGAGATCAAGAAGTACGGCGTCGGCTATGTGGGCATCAGCCTCGACGGCATCGGCGAGAACAACGACAAGTTCCGCGGCAAGAAAGGCGCCTTTGAAGACGCCCTGGCCGGCATCCGCAACTGCCTGGCCATCGATCAGCGCGTGGGCCTGCGCTTCACCATCAACCGCCACAACGTCAACGACATTGAAAATATCTTCAACCTCATCGAAGAAGAGAAGATCCCCCGCGTCTGTTTCTACCACCTGGTCTACTCGGGCCGTGGCAGCAACATGACGGAAGAAGACGTGAACCACGCCGAATCGCGCGCCTTCATGGACCTGCTCATGAAAAAGGCGGTCGACTTCTTCAACCGTGGTTTCAACTGCGAGCTGCTGACCGTCGACAACCACGCCGACATCGTCTATCTCTACCTGAAGACCAAAGAAAAGAACCCCGAACTGGCCGAGAAGGTCTGGAAGCTGATGCAGCTCAACGGCGGCAACCGCTCCGGCATCGCCTTCGCCAACGTCGATTCCCAGGGCTTTGTCCACCCCGACCAGTTCACCCAGAACCACACCTTTGGCAATGTGAAGGAACGGCCCTTCAAAGAGATCTGGACCGACACCTCCAGCAGCGCCATCCTGGCTGGCCTGAAGGACCGCAAGCCTCTGCTGAAAGGCCGCTGCGCCAAGTGCAAGTGGCTCAATGTCTGCAACGGCAACTTCCGTCCCCGCGCTGAAGCCGTCACCGGCGACTTCTGGGAGTCTGATCCCGCTTGCTACCTGACTGACGAGGAAATCGGCATCGCCGAGTAACCGGCAGCATCGACGCGATGCTTGCCTGACCTTTACGTGATGTTTATTGGGAGGGAATCAACGGGATGAAACACATCCTTTCCGGCTACCCCATTCAGCGGCCCCGGCGCCTGCGGGAGAACGCGGTTCTGCGCGACATGGTGCGGGAATTTCATCTTCGTCCGGAAGACCTGATCTACCCGCTCTTCGCCGTTCCGGGGAAAGACGTCGTCAATCCCGTCAGTTCCATGCCAGGCGTATGCCAGCTCTCTGTCGACAACATCGTCAAAGAGGCTGTCGACGCCTACAAGGCGGGCGTCCGGTCGGTGGAACTGTTTGGCATCCCGCCTGAAAAGGATGAGGTCGCTTCCGGCGCTTATGATCCCAACGGCATCGTCCAAGAGGCGGTCAAGGCGGTCAAGGACGCGTGCCCTGAGTTGTACGTCATCACCGACGTCTGCCTCTGCCAGTACACGACGAACGGCCATTGCGGCATCGTCGACGGCAACCGCATCCTCAACGACCCGTCCCTCGATTACCTGGCCAGAACGGCTGTCTCCCATGCCGAAGCGGGCGCCGATATGGTCGCTCCTTCGGACATGATGGACGGGCGGGTCGGCGCTATCCGCGACGCCCTCGACGAGTCCGGCTTTGAGGGCGTGCCGATTATGTCCTACTCAGCCAAGTACGCTTCTGCCTTCTACGGGCCTTTCCGAGATGCGGCCGAGTCGTCGCCCAAGTGGGGCGACCGCCGCTCTTACCAGATGGACCCTGGCAATAGCACCGAGGCGCTTCGCGAGACAGCGCTGGACATCCAGGAGGGCTGCGACATCATCATGGTCAAGCCCGGTCTGGCCTACCTGGACATCGTCCGCCGTCTGAAGGAGACCTTTGACCTGCCGGTGGCCATCTACAACGTCTCCGGCGAGTACTCCATGGTCAAGGCGGCCGCTGCCCAGGGCTGGATCGATGAGAAGCGGATCACCCTGGAGATCCTGCTCAGCATGAAGCGGGCCGGGGCGGATCTGATCATCAGCTATCATGCGAAGGATGCGATTCGGTGGATGAACGAGTAGGCGCCGCTCCGCCTACCGCTCACTGCGCCGATACACCCCCAACTTACGTGTTGGGGAAGCGGGGGTGTATTGGCTCCGTTCGCTAAGAGCTCCGCGGCGGCTCGCTCAACGTCAGAGCGGGCGCGCCAAACGATTAGGGTTTTTCTGCATGTCGTGGCGCGCCTTTTTCGCTCTGCCGCCTCGCTCGCTTTTCGCCGCTCCGCTCAAATCGCTCACTGCGCCGATACGCCCCCTGCAGACACTCAGGGAAGCGGGGGTGTATTGGCTCCGTTCACTAAGAGCTCCGCGGCGACTCGCTCCGCTCAAACCGCTCACTGCGCCAATACACCCCATGCTTCGGCTATCATTTGCGATTAGCGGGGGTGTATCGGCTCCGTTTGCTAAGAAATGCTGAATTGTAACTAGACAGAAAAGTCATATTTATCCACCGAAAAAGGAGGGGCTCTTTCTTGATTATTTCCTGGAATACAACGAACCAGTGCAATATGTTCTGTGACCACTGCTACCGTGATGCGGGGGCGAAGGCGGATCAGGAGTTGAATACGCAAGAGGGCAAGCAACTGCTCGATGAGATCGCCAAGGCCGGCTTTAAGATCATGATCTTCTCCGGCGGGGAGCCGCTCATGCGGCCTGATATCGTCGAACTGGTCGCGTATGCCACCTCGAAGGGCTTGCGCTCTGTCTTTGGCACCAACGGCACGCTGATCACGCGGGAACTGGCCCGTGATCTGAAAAAGGCCGGCGCCATGGGCATGGGGATCTCCCTTGACTCGTTGGACAAGCAGAAGCACGACGAGTTCCGTCGTTACCCCGGCGCCTGGGATGAGGCGGTTCGTGGGATGGAGAACTGCCGTGAGGAAGGTCTGGGCTTCCAGATCCACACGACCGTCATGGACTGGAACCGTCATGAGGTCAATGCGCTCACCGATTTCGCCGTCGAGATCGGCGCTGTCGGCCACCACACCTTCTTCCTGGTGCCCACCGGCCGGGCTGTCAGCATCGAGGAAGAGTCGCTGAAGGCGGAGCAGTATGAAGAGATCCTGACGGAGATTATGGAGAAGCAGAAGACCGTTGACATCGAACTGAAGCCGACCTGCGCTCCCCAGTTCATGCGTATCGCCAAGGAAATGGGCATGGACATGCGCTATGCCCGGGGCTGCCTGGCTGGCACCCACTACTGCATCATCTCGCCTGTCGGTGTCGTCCAGCCCTGCGCCTACCTGAACATCTCCGCCGGCAATGTCCGTGAGATGCCCTTCTCGGAGATCTGGAAAACGGCCCCCATCTTCGAAGAACTGCGCACGCTGAAGTATGAAGGCGGCTGCGGCTCCTGCAAATACCGCTATTCCTGCGGCGGCTGCCGGGCTCGCGCCTACTACTATCACAACGGGAACTTCATGGCCGAAGAACCCTGGTGCCTCTACCACGGCCGGAAGGGGTACTAAGCCATGAGCCTTGATGACCTGGATCGGCGCTTACTCACCATCATCCAGTCATCCTTTCCCATCGTCGCCGAACCCTATAAGCAACTGGCTGAAACGCTGGGAACAACCGAATCCGATGTGATCGAGCGGGTGCAGCGGTTCAAGGACCAGGGGCTCGTCCGGCGCATCGGCGGGATCTTCGATTCCCGCGCCCTCGGCTACAAGTCGACCCTCTGCGCCATGAAAGCGCCTGCCGATAAGCTGGACCTGGCCATTGAGGTTGTCAACAGCTACCCCGGTGTCACTCACAACTACCTGCGGGAGCATGAGTTCAACGTCTGGTTCACGTTGATCACGCCTTCGCCGGAGTACATGGACAAGGTGCTCGACGAGATCCGGGAAAAGACGGGCTGTGAGGTTCACAACCTGCCGGCGGTTCGCTTTTTCAAGATCAAGGTCGATTTCAAACTGGACAAGCAATCCCCAACCGCTGCTGCGGCGGCGGAATGACGCGCGGGAGGGAATGGCAGGCAATGCTGACAGAAACCGATAAGAAGCTGATTCGCCTCTTGCAGGACGACCTGCCCGTCGTGT of Heliomicrobium undosum contains these proteins:
- the hemB gene encoding porphobilinogen synthase, producing MKHILSGYPIQRPRRLRENAVLRDMVREFHLRPEDLIYPLFAVPGKDVVNPVSSMPGVCQLSVDNIVKEAVDAYKAGVRSVELFGIPPEKDEVASGAYDPNGIVQEAVKAVKDACPELYVITDVCLCQYTTNGHCGIVDGNRILNDPSLDYLARTAVSHAEAGADMVAPSDMMDGRVGAIRDALDESGFEGVPIMSYSAKYASAFYGPFRDAAESSPKWGDRRSYQMDPGNSTEALRETALDIQEGCDIIMVKPGLAYLDIVRRLKETFDLPVAIYNVSGEYSMVKAAAAQGWIDEKRITLEILLSMKRAGADLIISYHAKDAIRWMNE
- the nirJ2 gene encoding putative heme d1 biosynthesis radical SAM protein NirJ2; amino-acid sequence: MIISWNTTNQCNMFCDHCYRDAGAKADQELNTQEGKQLLDEIAKAGFKIMIFSGGEPLMRPDIVELVAYATSKGLRSVFGTNGTLITRELARDLKKAGAMGMGISLDSLDKQKHDEFRRYPGAWDEAVRGMENCREEGLGFQIHTTVMDWNRHEVNALTDFAVEIGAVGHHTFFLVPTGRAVSIEEESLKAEQYEEILTEIMEKQKTVDIELKPTCAPQFMRIAKEMGMDMRYARGCLAGTHYCIISPVGVVQPCAYLNISAGNVREMPFSEIWKTAPIFEELRTLKYEGGCGSCKYRYSCGGCRARAYYYHNGNFMAEEPWCLYHGRKGY
- the nirJ1 gene encoding putative heme d1 biosynthesis radical SAM protein NirJ1 is translated as MIGVSKLLCGVENFGDSLRYAHGSKGQRDGAVAGYGPVVAWNVSRTCNLHCIHCYSDSDEIEYPGELTTKEALKFIDDLADFNVPVLLLSGGEPLMRPDIFDLVAHATKRNIRVTFSTNGTLITPDVAKEIKKYGVGYVGISLDGIGENNDKFRGKKGAFEDALAGIRNCLAIDQRVGLRFTINRHNVNDIENIFNLIEEEKIPRVCFYHLVYSGRGSNMTEEDVNHAESRAFMDLLMKKAVDFFNRGFNCELLTVDNHADIVYLYLKTKEKNPELAEKVWKLMQLNGGNRSGIAFANVDSQGFVHPDQFTQNHTFGNVKERPFKEIWTDTSSSAILAGLKDRKPLLKGRCAKCKWLNVCNGNFRPRAEAVTGDFWESDPACYLTDEEIGIAE
- the ahbA gene encoding siroheme decarboxylase subunit alpha codes for the protein MSLDDLDRRLLTIIQSSFPIVAEPYKQLAETLGTTESDVIERVQRFKDQGLVRRIGGIFDSRALGYKSTLCAMKAPADKLDLAIEVVNSYPGVTHNYLREHEFNVWFTLITPSPEYMDKVLDEIREKTGCEVHNLPAVRFFKIKVDFKLDKQSPTAAAAAE